A stretch of the Conger conger chromosome 3, fConCon1.1, whole genome shotgun sequence genome encodes the following:
- the ube2al gene encoding ubiquitin conjugating enzyme E2 A, like: MSTPARRRLMRDFKRLQEDPPAGVSGAPSENNIMVWNAVIFGPEGTPFEDGTFKLTVEFTEEYPNKPPTVRFVSKMFHPNVYADGSICLDILQNRWSPTYDVSSILTSIQSLLDEPNPNSPANSQAAQLYQENKREYEKRVSAIVEQSWRDS; encoded by the exons ATGTCCACTCCAGCACGAAGGAGGCTTATGAGAGATTTTAAACG GCTGCAGGAAGACCCCCCGGCGGGCGTCAGCGGCGCTCCATCAGAGAACAACATCATGGTGTGGAATGCGGTCATATTTGG GCCAGAGGGGACACCATTTGAAGATG GCACATTCAAGCTGACGGTAGAGTTCACAGAAGAATACCCCAATAAGCCTCCAACAGTTCGGTTTGTGTCCAAGATGTTTCATCCAAATG TATATGCAGATGGTAGTATATGTCTGGATATTCTTCAGAACCGCTGGAGTCCAACCTACGACGTATCATCTATCCTCACCTCTATACAG TCTCTGTTGGATGAACCAAACCCAAACAGTCCGGCTAACAGCCAGGCGGCACAGCTGTACCAGGAGAACAAGAGGGAGTACGAGAAGAGGGTGTCTGCCATCGTCGAGCAGAGCTGGAGGGACAGTTGA
- the ing1 gene encoding inhibitor of growth protein 1: MLSPGTTGDSLHVTNYVEDYLDLVESLPFDLQRNVSLMREIDAKYQEVLKELDEIYEKHKKEADPVQRKRLTHCLQRALIRSQELGDEKIQIVSQMVELVENRSRQVEGHVELFESCQEPAESTVTPGKMGQDKRREEAASSVDKPGSKRSRRQKNNENRENSNSNLDHSDEISVGTPKEKKAKTSKKKKRSKAKAEREPSPADLPIDPNEPTYCLCDQVSYGEMIGCDNDECPIEWFHFSCVALNHKPKGKWYCPKCRGESEKTMDKALEKSKKERAYNR; encoded by the exons ATGTTAAGCCCTGGCACTACCGGGGACTCACTCCACGTTACTAATTATGTGGAAGACTATTTGGACTTGGTTGAATCGTTGCCTTTCGACCTACAGAGAAATGTGTCTCTTATGAGGGAAATCGACGCTAAATATCAAG AGGTCCTGAAGGAGCTGGATGAGATCTATGAAAAGCACAAGAAGGAGGCTGACCCAGTCCAGAGGAAGCGGCTGACACACTGCCTCCAGAGGGCGCTGATCCGGAGTCAGGAGCTCGGGGACGAGAAGATCCAAATCGTCAGTCAGATGGTGGAGCTTGTGGAAAATCGCAGCCGGCAGGTGGAGGGTCACGTGGAGCTCTTTGAATCGTGCCAGGAGCCGGCAGAGAGCACCGTCACACCAGGGAAGATGGGTCAGGACAAGAGGAGGGAAGAGGCAGCCAGCTCGGTCGACAAGCCGGGGAGCAAGCGCTCCCGGCGGCAGAAGAACAACGAGAACCGGGAGAACTCCAACAGCAACTTGGACCACAGTGACGAGATCAGCGTGGGCACTCCCAAGGAAAAGAAGGCCAAAACTTCCAAGAAGAAGAAGCGGTCCAAGGCCAAAGCGGAGAGGGAGCCGTCGCCCGCGGACCTGCCCATCGACCCCAACGAGCCCACCTACTGTCTGTGCGACCAGGTGTCCTACGGCGAGATGATAGGCTGCGACAATGACGAGTGCCCGATCGAGTGGTTCCACTTCTCCTGTGTGGCACTCAACCACAAGCCGAAAGGGAAGTGGTACTGCCCCAAATGCAGAGGGGAGAGCGAGAAAACGATGGACAAAGCCCTGGAGAAGTCCAAAAAGGAGAGGGCTTACAACAGGTAG